In Triticum aestivum cultivar Chinese Spring chromosome 5B, IWGSC CS RefSeq v2.1, whole genome shotgun sequence, the following proteins share a genomic window:
- the LOC123114990 gene encoding putative disease resistance protein RGA4: MAMALAIFNEYAGVLSNVNACREFFSWTASVITATRSSQNTSELRDEDKTAAQQQTEEEIERLKDDLWKLETTMPKMLDLIDRVEYQSHKKQAADLLPHIKDAVFEAEDLLDELDYDALKWKVECSKNLGLDQLRDTCLEFYESVRSNDYIRKVNRIQKNLDHVHKQSMEMGLHQAPLKFDKSVRPETTSYFNCEEKMISREKEMKELVGKLGVHSRKRGRTESKARMTELHVFSIVGMGGVGKTTMAQHICKDTNVKNHFGAKNIIWTCVSDDFDIKRLTKDIVEGLGGDASSNSLEVLMGKLEGCVKSKKFLLVLDDMWDDILKDDGVEWKRFCAPLKNGVEGSRILVTTRSPEVAKIVGPMNNYELKGLKDGVFLEFFKFCAFGSKTLGNNRESLERIGEIIVPKLKGSPLAAKTIGRLLRMDLSTTHWGNIMESELWRLEQTETDILPALRLSYMYLPQKLKRCFSICAMFPKDYKFAKDFLADIWIALGYVESAQEASMCFDALANR, from the coding sequence ATGGCCATGGCTTTGGCAATATTCAATGAATATGCTGGGGTGCTTTCCAACGTCAATGCATGTCGCGAATTCTTCAGTTGGACTGCATCAGTTATAACGGCCACTCGTTCTTCACAGAACACTTCAGAGTTGCGAGATGAAGACAAGACAGCTGCCCAACAACAGACTGAAGAGGAAATTGAGCGGCTGAAGGATGATCTTTGGAAGCTGGAGACAACAATGCCCAAGATGCTTGACCTCATTGATCGGGTCGAATACCAAAGCCATAAGAAACAAGCGGCTGATCTCCTCCCGCATATCAAGGATGCAGTCTTCGAAGCGGAGGACCTGCTTGACGAGCTTGATTATGATGCGCTCAAGTGGAAAGTTGAGTGCAGCAAGAATTTGGGGCTAGACCAATTGCGTGATACCTGTCTGGAATTCTACGAAAGTGTCAGATCTAATGATTACATCAGAAAAGtcaacagaattcaaaaaaatctagATCATGTCCATAAGCAGTCCATGGAAATGGGCTTGCACCAAGCACCTCTAAAGTTTGATAAATCTGTTAGGCCAGAAACAACTTCCTACTTTAACTGTGAGGAAAAAATGATTAGCCGTGAAAAAGAAATGAAGGAGTTGGTGGGAAAACTAGGAGTTCATTCACGGAAGAGAGGAAGGACTGAAAGCAAAGCAAGAATGACCGAGTTGCATGTGTTTTCCATTGTTGGCATGGGAGGGGTTGGAAAGACAACTATGGCCCAACACATCTGCAAGGATACAAATGTGAAGAATCACTTTGGTGCCAAAAATATAATTTGGACATGTGTTTCAGATGACTTTGACATAAAACGGTTAACGAAAGACATTGTAGAGGGCCTGGGAGGAGATGCTTCATCTAATAGTCTGGAAGTTCTTATGGGTAAATTAGAAGGCTGCGTCAAGTCCAAAAAGTTCTTACTTGTCCTTGATGACATGTGGGATGATATCTTGAAGGATGACGGGGTGGAATGGAAGAGGTTTTGTGCGCCTTTGAAAAATGgcgttgaaggaagtaggattttgGTCACCACTAGATCTCCTGAGGTTGCTAAGATAGTTGGCCCTATGAATAATTATGAGTTAAAGGGCTTAAAAGACGGGGTATTCTTGGAGTTCTTCAAATTCTGTGCATTTGGATCCAAGACTTTGGGCAACAACAGGGAGTCGTTGGAGCGCATTGGTGAAATAATTGTTCCAAAGTTGAAGGGTTCCCCATTGGCTGCCAAGACTATTGGACGCTTGCTGAGAATGGATCTAAGTACAACACACTGGGGAAATATAATGGAAAGTGAACTGTGGCGATTAGAACAAACAGAGACCGACATTCTGCCAGCCCTTCGACTGAGTTATATGTACCTCCCGCAGAAATTGAAGAGATGCTTCTCAATCTGTGCAATGTTTCCCAAGGATTACAAATTTGCGAAGGATTTTCTAGCTGACATTTGGATTGCACTAGGATATGTGGAGTCAGCCCAAGAAGCATCAATGTGCTTTGATGCCCTTGCAAATCGTTAG